The Alicyclobacillus macrosporangiidus CPP55 genome segment TCGTTGGGAGGTCGTGATGTTGGGCCAGCAGATGACCGGATATTTACGCGAACTGGATCACCATCCATCGGACCCGGTGTGGTACCGGCTCGTCATGGGGGAAACCGTGCACGATATGAACGACTTGTTGGGCCGGCGGATCGCCATCACCTTTACGGGTGATCGGGCCTGCATTCATTGTGGCAGGCGCGTGAAAAAGTTATACAACAACGGCTACTGCTATCCTTGCTTCACGACGCTGGCCGAGTGCGACCTGTGCATCGTCAAACCACACGAGTGCCATTTCCATAAAGGGACATGCAGGGACGAGTCGTTCGCGTCCGAACACTGCATGATCCCGCATTACGTCTATCTGGCCTACTCGAGTGGCGTGAAAGTGGGACTAACCCGCAAAGGCCGGGAGTTCAAGCGGTGGATTGACCAGGGAGCGAGCGCGGCGGTCCTGTTGGCCGAAGTACCTACGCGCAGATTGGCGGGTGAATTGGAGATGGAGATCGCCCGGAATCTTCCAGACAAGACAGATTGGCGGAAGATGTTGCGGATCCGGGATGACGCCGATGTGGATCTGCTCCAAATCCGGGAGGAGGTCATCGCGCGGCTCCCGGATGCTTGGCATCCGTATTTGCTTCCTGAGGGCGTCTCCGTTCGGCGCTTTCGCTATCCCCGCCTCAATGACGAAGAACCCAATCTCATCCAGGTGTCGCTGGACAAGCAGACGGAACTGGAGGGCACCTTGGTCGGGATCAAGGGCCAATACCTGATGTTCGATTGTGGCGTGTTCAACGTCAAGCGCCACGCGGGATACGCCGTTCAAATCTCTGACCTGTGATCCTCCATTCTCCGCGACAGTTCCGCGTGCACCTTGTGGAGCAATGCTGCGGTGTCCGGAGCGGTCACCAGTTCGCCGTCGAGGAGCACGTAGGGAAAGCGCGCACACAGGTCACAGTGACTCATGCATGCGTTCTCCAACACGGTGAGTCCTGGGAACTCCTGTTCCAGCGCAAACAGCTCAGGACAGTCCGCCGGGTTCGCGTCGCAGACCTCTATCAAAACCCAGTCCCACGCCATGTCCATCGCCCCCGTCTTAGTGTAACACGGCCTCCGTCATCCCGCGTCTGACCCTTCTCCGTGTCCAGAGTACAATTCCTGGCATCTGGACACACTAACCCGTGCAAAGGGGGAGAGTGGATGTCTTGGATTTACGAAGCGCGTTTGTACGATTCGAAATCTGTGGCATCGTACGTCGCCATGTGTGTGCGGGATGATCACCTGCTTCGGGGCAAGAGCGGCGTGAAAGTGCAGGTGTTCCGGACGCGGAAAGGAAACTACGGCATCCGATACCGCGATCATGCGTTGTAAAACGGTATGCCCGGTCTGCAACGGCTTCAGACGTCCGGTTCTGGCCTGTTCCTACTGCGGGCACCCGTGCACCGCTGCGCCGCGCCTGGGTGAACTCTACGGCCCGTACAGCGCGTATTCGGACATCGAGGAGGACGGTGACCTGCCGGACGTATGCACACACTTGTGCATCTGTCCCATCTGCCGGCGCACGTCTTACATTCCGGTCCACCTTCAGGTAAGATAGAGAGGATGAACGACCGAAGGGGTTGGAGACCATGGCATCCTCGATGGGCCTCAAGTGGTGCAAGAAGAACCTGGAGCACTTCAGTCAACCCGTCTATGACATGCTGCGCGAAGAGTATCCGGATCTGCCGATGGAGGTCGCGGACTGCGTCGATGTGTGCGGTCTTTGCACAGACGTGCCGTTTGCGTTGCGGAACAACGCGATTGTATGCGCACGGGATGCGCGTGGCCTGTACGTGAAGTTGAAACAGGGGATGTCGTTCATGACCGAGCCCGCCCTGCCCGGCACGTACGCTGCCGTCGTTGCGCAGGCGGCCACGGAGCAGGTGGACGGCCACCACGAGCAAGCGAGCGAGCCGAACGACGAGAAATAAGGCAACCTCGCGCTTTGGACACGGGATGAAGCAGGCCGTTCAGCGGTTGTACCGCTGGACGGCCTGATTGCGTGGATGGGCGGGTCACGGCCAGGGTAGGCGGATGTGGAATGTCGGCCGTGCATCTCACGCCTGCCATGACCGTGGAATACGATCGTAGGGCAACTGGATTCGAGTTCGCCCGAGGTGAACGACATGGCGCGACAGGTGAAACGCACTGCCCGTAGACGTTCCCGGGCCGCCTGCGCCGGGTTGCCTGACTTTGTGGCGCTGGTGGAACGGTACAAGAAGGCGGTCGTCGGCATCGAGGTCGTTCACGAACGGACCGCCAACCGCCCGTTTTCCTTCGGCATGCCTTGGGAGCGACCCGAGTCCACGTACCGGACCGTCAATATCGGGACCGGTTTCATTTTTGATCCGAGGGGATATATCCTGACCAACGAGCACGTCGTTCATGGCGCGTCGCGCGTACTGCTTCGCCAGTACGGGAAAAAAAAGGCCGTGCCGGCGACCATTGTCGGCACAGATTACCGGCACGACATCGCGATTTTGAAAGCCCCCATCACGGTTCCGGACACGGTGCTCAAGGTCGGCCGGTCGAAAGACACGAAAGTCGGTGAGTGGGTGGTCGCCATTGGATCTCCCCTCGGGCTGGACCATACGGTGACGGTCGGGATCATCAGCGCCACCGGACGGCCCCTTCAGATAGGGGATCGGGAATATCCCAACCTGTTGCAGACCGACGCCGCCATCAACCGTGGCAACAGCGGTGGCCCGCTCATCAATCTGCGCGGGGAAGTGATCGGCATGAATACCGCGGTGAGCCAGAGCTCTCAAGGGATTGGATTCGCCATTGCGGCAGATGTATTGCGCGAGACGATTAAGCGGATTCTCGGTTGATTCCGGGGTAACCTGGCGGTCACCGGTGAGGGACAATTTCTAAGGGTGCGCAATATGCCATACAATTCGGTAGATCGGCGTGAGGGGAGGAACGAAATGGTATTCAAGCGCGCCCTGATGTATGTCTGTTCGGTCGTGATGGCGGGTACCGGTCCCGCGTGGCCACCCTCCTCGACCCCGGGCAACCGTGCGGTCACCCCGCCCTCGGGGACTCCCTCCGGGCCTGGGGAGGACGCAGCTGCCAAAGTGCGATGGGTGTGGTTGCCGCGCACGGTGCCATCCGTGCGAAGGACGCCCCAGACCGCACCGGACCTAGCCCTGGACTACCGCCTCAGCCGCATGCACTACGCGGTCACCGCCACCGAAATGGTGCCCCTGTGGCAGGACCGACGCCTGTTTCGCGCCCAGATCCTGCAAGCCAATGTGGCGAAAACTCCGGCCACAGGTCAACCGCCTCGCAAGGCTTCTCCCAGTTCCCGTCCAGCTCCCCACCGCAAGGCCACCCCGGCGTCCTCTGCGCGACATTCCTTGTCCTCCCGTTCCGTGACCGGTGTCATACAGATGGATGCTGGCGTGCGCATTGCAGCGATCGCGCTGAGTTTCATCGGCGCTCGGTACGTGTGGGGAGGCGAGAGCCCGGAGGGCTTTGATTGCTCCGGGTTTGTACAGTATGTGTACCGCAAGGCGGGGGTGGTGATTCCGCGCACGTCGTACGAACAGTTTCAGGTTGGGCAATCTGTGGGATGGGGTGACCTGAGGCCAGGGGATCTGATGTTCTTTAATACGGGCGGCGGGGGTGCTTCCCACGTGGCCGTGTACGTGGGAAACGGGCTGATGGCTCAGGCGTTGAACGCGCGGACCGGCGTGATCGTCACGCACATCGACGCGCCGTATTTTCGGTCGCGGTTTGTGGGTGCACGGCGTCCAGTCTATTGATCTCGGCGCGTCACGTTGACCTCGGGAGGATTGCGTGTCAGGATACTGGTGACACTGACCCCAACGAGGTGACCGGGATGCCTTTTGAACACGATGGCATCGTCCAGTATTCGGTAGACGAGCTGAAGGAGATCCTGCGCACAGGTTCCGCTCAGGTCATCGATGTGCGCACCGAGGAAGAATATCGCAGCGGGCATATTCCGAATGTGCCATTGAAGCCGATGCAGCAGTTGGCCGAATGGATGGACGAATTGGACCCTGAGCAACCGTACGTGTTTGTGTGCCGGAGCGGAAATCGATCGCAGAAAGTTGCAGAATTTCTGTTCCTCAACGGTTTCAACCGCGTCGCCAACTTCCACGGCGGAATGCTGGCGTGGGACGGCGACTTGGCGTACGACGAGTGAGGCGGATGCCACGGCGGGGATGCGCGCACGCGCGTCCCCGCGTTCACTGGGGTGAAGAGACCAGGCGCCTCAGAAAGTGCAGGTGTTTCGGGTTTTCCTCGTACAAGTGTGCCAATAGCGCCGGAATGGACGAAGTGTCCGTCCAACCGCGCCGCTGGATGTCTGACGTGATGTCGGCCAGGCGAATGCCTGTGTCGCGAAACACGACCCCGCGTTCCAACTCCTCCCACGGAAACTTGTTGAGCGCCGCCCGGTACCGGTTGTGACTGGAATTCGGACAATACAGGCGAAAGTGTCCGTTCTCCAGCAGAACCACTACGCCATCGGGCGTGAAGATGTAATCCCCCGCCTCCTCGACGGACAGGAGGTACACCCGTTTGAGGTGAATTTCCACGCGCCCACCCCTTCCCGTTTGCCATTGACTGTACACGCCGTCGGCCGAAAACGCAATGGCCTCGCCCGGGCGTCCGGCCGCGAGGGTTCATATCATGGGCAAGAGGCATGCAAATCGGCCGAAATGGGGGATTTGCGTGGACTATCAGGACGTATTGGCGGAGGTTGGTGCCGCCGTCGCCCATCCGGGCGGCTGGCGAAGCACCGAACGCTGGATGCAGGCGATCCCGTGGGAACCGGGGTTTCGGGTGCTGGACGTCGGCTGCGGGACGGGGCGGACGCTGGTGACGTTGGCGCAGCGATATGGTGTGGAGGTCTGCGGGATCGACGTGAGGAAAAAGATGATCCGGCACGCACGCCAAAGGGCCCGCCTGGCCGGGGTGCGCGGAGACTGGCGCGTCGCGAGCGCCGAGCGGCTGCCGTTTCGCGACGCGTCCTTCGACGTCGTGGTGACGGAGTCGGTGAACGTGTTCGTCGACGCCAAGCGGGCGCTGGCGGAATATTTCCGGGTGCTCAAGCCGGGCGGGTATTACGTGGACGTCGAGATGTTCGTGCGCGTTCCGGTGGACGAATCTTGGCGAGTCACCGCAGCCCGGGTGTACGGAGTTCGTTGGGTACCCGACCAATCCGGCTGGCGGTCGCTATACCGGGAGGCGGGGTTCACGGCCATTGAGGTCCTCGAGGCCAGACCCGTGCGACCGGAGGAAATGATGGAAGCCGACGAAGGGGAACAGACCGAGTTACCAGATGCGGCGGCGGCGTACCGCAATCCGCAGGTGATGGCCGTGCTGCAAGCAAATACCCAATGGATGGAATTATACCACCGGAGCCTTGGCTATTCGGTGTTCCTGTGCCGTAAACCGGCATAGAAGCGCGGGCGGACGGGCATGGTAGGACTGACATTCCTGCGAGGAGGCGGTTGCATGGGGAATGAACAATCCGCCCGTTTCGGCGCCATACGGGAACTCGCTCAGCAAGCCCAGGAGGCGGTGGACAGCATCGCCCAGATGGCTCGCGACGAGTTGGTGTCCGTCGATCACGATTCTCCGCGACAGGCTGAGCATCTGCAGCGCATCCAGCAGGCTGCTGGGACGGCGGTGCAGGCGTTGACCCAATTGGCGGACACGGCGCGCCATGCGCGTTCGTATCAAGCCCAGGCGCATCAGCGGCACTCCGGCGACAAGCCACGGTGACGGCAAGGCCCCGCGCTGCGGGGCCTTTTCGCGTCACAAGAGGCGTACGGGTTTGAATCCGACGTAGTCGGCACTGACCAACCGGTACGTGACGCCGCCGTGTTCACCTTCCACGGCGAACCGGTGCGCAGGGCCGTGCAGATGTCCGTATACACACAGTTTCACCCCGTAGGCGCTGAGCAGATCGGTAAACAGGGTCTCTTCCCCCGGATGGCTGCAGGGCGGGTAGTGCATCATCGCGACCATCGGCAGCTGGAGTTTGCGCGCGGCCTCGAGGGACAGTTTCAGGCGGTTCGCTTCGCGGAGGTAGATGACCTCGTCTTCTTCGGTGAATTTGGGGTGGGAAGGCAGCACCCAGCCGCGCGTCCCGCACAGCGCCCAGCCTCCCGCGGCCAGCGCGTCGTTCTGAATGGCGTAATGGTTCGGAGCCAGGGCGCGGCGCACTTTTCCGATGCCGCTCCACCAGTAGTCGTGATTTCCTCGAATCATCACCTTGATTCCCGGGAGGTTGCCGATCCATCTCAGATCGGGTAACGCCTCGTCCAGCGTCATGGCCCACGAGATATCGCCAGGGATCAAGACGACATCGTGATCGTCCACAGAGGCGCACCACGCTTCACGGATTCGCTCCGCGTGCCGGTCCCACTCGGGCCCGAAGACGTCCATCGGTTTGTCCACCGCCTGCGCCAGATGCAGGTCGGCGAGCGCGAACAAGCCCATGCCCATGCCCCTTTCTGCACACCGATGATAGCACGGCCAAAGGATGGACACCAATCCGGAGCCCCGCGCGGGGCTGGTTTTCCTGATGGAGAGACTCCCAGCCAAGAGGAGTGGCGCCTCCGCTCGTTCGCCGGCATGATGAAGGCGATGGGGGTGACGCGGGTGTGGACCGACGAACAGTGGGCGATCATCGATCGATCTCCTGCGCCGACAGTGATCTTCGCTGCGCCGGGGAGTGGGAAGACGAGCGTACTTGTGGAACATGTGGCGATGCAACTGGTTCATCGCAGAATTGCACCGGCAGAACTGATGGCGGTCACCTTCACCCGGCAGGCGGCCCTGGAGATGCGCCGAAGGCTGGGTCGGGACAGGCGTGTGTCGGGTTCTCAGGTGGAATCCTTGCGGATCGGCACCTTTCACGCGCTGCTGTTCCGTTGGCTGGCGAAAGCGGGTGTTCCGGTGTCGATCCCGCTGCAGGGCGACGAGCAAAGGGCGCTCGCGCGCAAGGCGCTGGCCCGTGAAGGACTTCACGGGCCGCGGTATGTACGGGCCTTTCTCAGCTGGATGAACCGGATGAAATCCGTTTGGCCTCCGGTGCACCCGCGGCCGGCATGGAGAGGGCCTCGCGAGATGAGGGCATTCGCCAGGGCCGGGCGGACGTACGAAGGTGCGAAGACGCGTATGGGGCGGTGGGATTTCGACGACATCCCGATCACGTTCGCACGGGTGCTGGAAGAACATCCCTCGCTGTTG includes the following:
- a CDS encoding DUF2797 domain-containing protein, producing the protein MTGYLRELDHHPSDPVWYRLVMGETVHDMNDLLGRRIAITFTGDRACIHCGRRVKKLYNNGYCYPCFTTLAECDLCIVKPHECHFHKGTCRDESFASEHCMIPHYVYLAYSSGVKVGLTRKGREFKRWIDQGASAAVLLAEVPTRRLAGELEMEIARNLPDKTDWRKMLRIRDDADVDLLQIREEVIARLPDAWHPYLLPEGVSVRRFRYPRLNDEEPNLIQVSLDKQTELEGTLVGIKGQYLMFDCGVFNVKRHAGYAVQISDL
- a CDS encoding DUF1450 domain-containing protein, with product MAWDWVLIEVCDANPADCPELFALEQEFPGLTVLENACMSHCDLCARFPYVLLDGELVTAPDTAALLHKVHAELSRRMEDHRSEI
- a CDS encoding DUF1450 domain-containing protein; amino-acid sequence: MASSMGLKWCKKNLEHFSQPVYDMLREEYPDLPMEVADCVDVCGLCTDVPFALRNNAIVCARDARGLYVKLKQGMSFMTEPALPGTYAAVVAQAATEQVDGHHEQASEPNDEK
- a CDS encoding S1C family serine protease — protein: MARQVKRTARRRSRAACAGLPDFVALVERYKKAVVGIEVVHERTANRPFSFGMPWERPESTYRTVNIGTGFIFDPRGYILTNEHVVHGASRVLLRQYGKKKAVPATIVGTDYRHDIAILKAPITVPDTVLKVGRSKDTKVGEWVVAIGSPLGLDHTVTVGIISATGRPLQIGDREYPNLLQTDAAINRGNSGGPLINLRGEVIGMNTAVSQSSQGIGFAIAADVLRETIKRILG
- a CDS encoding C40 family peptidase, whose product is MVFKRALMYVCSVVMAGTGPAWPPSSTPGNRAVTPPSGTPSGPGEDAAAKVRWVWLPRTVPSVRRTPQTAPDLALDYRLSRMHYAVTATEMVPLWQDRRLFRAQILQANVAKTPATGQPPRKASPSSRPAPHRKATPASSARHSLSSRSVTGVIQMDAGVRIAAIALSFIGARYVWGGESPEGFDCSGFVQYVYRKAGVVIPRTSYEQFQVGQSVGWGDLRPGDLMFFNTGGGGASHVAVYVGNGLMAQALNARTGVIVTHIDAPYFRSRFVGARRPVY
- a CDS encoding rhodanese-like domain-containing protein — its product is MPFEHDGIVQYSVDELKEILRTGSAQVIDVRTEEEYRSGHIPNVPLKPMQQLAEWMDELDPEQPYVFVCRSGNRSQKVAEFLFLNGFNRVANFHGGMLAWDGDLAYDE
- a CDS encoding class I SAM-dependent methyltransferase; its protein translation is MDYQDVLAEVGAAVAHPGGWRSTERWMQAIPWEPGFRVLDVGCGTGRTLVTLAQRYGVEVCGIDVRKKMIRHARQRARLAGVRGDWRVASAERLPFRDASFDVVVTESVNVFVDAKRALAEYFRVLKPGGYYVDVEMFVRVPVDESWRVTAARVYGVRWVPDQSGWRSLYREAGFTAIEVLEARPVRPEEMMEADEGEQTELPDAAAAYRNPQVMAVLQANTQWMELYHRSLGYSVFLCRKPA
- a CDS encoding metallophosphoesterase → MGLFALADLHLAQAVDKPMDVFGPEWDRHAERIREAWCASVDDHDVVLIPGDISWAMTLDEALPDLRWIGNLPGIKVMIRGNHDYWWSGIGKVRRALAPNHYAIQNDALAAGGWALCGTRGWVLPSHPKFTEEDEVIYLREANRLKLSLEAARKLQLPMVAMMHYPPCSHPGEETLFTDLLSAYGVKLCVYGHLHGPAHRFAVEGEHGGVTYRLVSADYVGFKPVRLL